The following coding sequences are from one Rhodopirellula islandica window:
- a CDS encoding DUF4339 domain-containing protein — MGVRFACHACGKRLNIKTELAGRQGVCPACSVRFRIPTQDQPQSIAVDEDSSGSHPPATSDSDQMADVLESSDQDPGVEASDSSPAHGSFSASAAGGSTTIERPQTKATTSEKSVIPAEPAPSSPDAILGDSTAVWYVRPPSGGQYGPADGPTMKQWITEGRIADSAMLWRDGWPDWKPAGEILRQLKQKGPAIESNPPQKAILATPGNAHLVDGKLVDAPANRDKVAILNRGGPLESSKRKRSRKRIAATVALVLMLVLLVAALAFVVLR, encoded by the coding sequence ATGGGCGTTCGTTTTGCTTGCCATGCCTGTGGGAAGCGACTGAACATCAAGACAGAACTTGCCGGACGTCAGGGCGTTTGCCCCGCGTGCTCGGTGCGTTTTCGCATCCCCACACAAGATCAGCCCCAATCGATCGCGGTCGATGAAGACTCCTCGGGAAGTCATCCCCCAGCCACGTCGGACTCCGACCAGATGGCTGATGTTTTGGAATCGTCCGATCAGGATCCCGGTGTCGAAGCGTCCGATTCATCCCCCGCCCACGGCTCCTTCTCCGCGTCGGCTGCTGGCGGATCAACCACGATCGAACGCCCCCAGACCAAAGCAACCACCTCCGAGAAGAGCGTCATTCCCGCGGAACCGGCCCCTTCCAGCCCCGATGCAATCCTCGGTGACTCGACCGCGGTCTGGTACGTCCGTCCGCCAAGTGGCGGCCAGTACGGCCCTGCAGATGGCCCAACCATGAAGCAGTGGATCACAGAAGGTCGCATTGCTGATTCAGCCATGCTGTGGCGTGACGGCTGGCCAGATTGGAAGCCCGCTGGCGAAATCCTGCGTCAGCTGAAACAAAAAGGTCCCGCCATCGAGAGCAACCCTCCTCAAAAAGCCATTCTGGCGACGCCCGGCAACGCGCACCTCGTCGACGGCAAGTTGGTTGACGCTCCCGCAAATCGGGACAAGGTTGCCATTCTCAATCGAGGCGGGCCGCTTGAATCCAGCAAACGCAAACGATCGCGAAAGCGAATTGCCGCGACCGTTGCGTTGGTGCTGATGTTGGTACTCTTGGTCGCGGCCTTGGCCTTCGTCGTTTTGCGTTGA
- a CDS encoding glucoamylase family protein, with amino-acid sequence MKRRLLLSAFAAAPLLAAHRLRGDGDFSLVSADSHAAMDEPMMDEVTAPFLDDLRRRCYRYFEEAADPQSGLIADRGHTDGTSFSTYASTAASGFGLAAHGVAANNGWITQEEGASRARKMLSFLVNDAEHERGLVYHFIDRLTGQRALDCEASTIDTALLIAGAMHASQVFPEDRELVELADTLYERVDWRWMLGDNGCLHMGWRPETGRLPYQWDRFSELTILVLLAIGAPHSAIPPSCWTAWRRDTLLHHQGESFISYPPLFVHQYPQAFFDFRGVVSPDGRNYWRNSQLAHLAQIEFQQSLADQSPKRFGHYGEDLWGLTSSDSASGYRDWGGPYQDGEAQPDRGIDGTVVPSAAGGGLAIAPEQTMRTLRHQKDTYGESIYGRYGFVNAFNPHRGWVGSDVIGIDTGITLLSASNLLEEGVWHPFMQHPASQRAFRLAGFRPLVG; translated from the coding sequence ATGAAGCGACGCTTGCTCCTTTCTGCCTTCGCTGCCGCGCCCTTGCTCGCGGCGCATCGTCTTCGTGGCGATGGAGACTTCTCGTTGGTCTCCGCCGATTCTCACGCGGCAATGGATGAACCGATGATGGACGAAGTCACCGCCCCGTTCTTGGACGACCTGCGCCGGCGATGCTACCGGTACTTTGAGGAAGCAGCCGACCCGCAATCCGGACTGATCGCCGACCGTGGTCACACCGATGGAACATCGTTCAGCACTTACGCCAGCACGGCTGCCTCCGGATTTGGCTTGGCCGCTCATGGAGTGGCAGCCAACAACGGCTGGATCACCCAGGAGGAAGGTGCCTCGCGTGCTCGCAAAATGCTGTCCTTCCTGGTCAACGATGCGGAACACGAACGCGGGTTGGTCTATCACTTCATTGACCGTCTCACCGGCCAACGTGCCCTCGACTGTGAAGCGTCCACGATCGACACCGCCCTGCTGATTGCGGGCGCGATGCATGCCTCTCAGGTATTCCCTGAGGATCGCGAATTGGTCGAACTGGCCGACACGTTGTACGAGCGAGTCGATTGGCGATGGATGCTTGGCGACAACGGGTGCCTGCACATGGGATGGCGTCCCGAAACCGGTCGGCTGCCCTACCAATGGGACCGCTTCAGCGAATTGACGATTCTGGTTCTGCTCGCGATCGGGGCCCCCCACTCCGCGATCCCACCAAGTTGCTGGACGGCTTGGCGACGAGACACTCTTTTGCATCATCAAGGCGAATCCTTCATCAGCTACCCGCCTTTGTTCGTGCACCAATACCCGCAAGCGTTCTTCGACTTCCGCGGCGTCGTCTCACCGGACGGTCGTAACTACTGGCGGAATTCGCAATTGGCTCACCTGGCACAGATCGAGTTTCAACAATCCCTCGCCGATCAGTCGCCCAAACGATTCGGTCACTACGGCGAAGACTTGTGGGGCCTGACCAGCAGCGATTCAGCGAGCGGTTACCGCGATTGGGGCGGTCCCTACCAAGACGGCGAGGCGCAACCTGATCGCGGGATCGATGGGACCGTGGTCCCCAGTGCCGCGGGCGGAGGTCTGGCGATCGCACCCGAACAAACCATGCGGACGCTGCGGCACCAAAAGGACACGTATGGCGAATCGATCTACGGGCGATATGGCTTCGTCAACGCGTTCAACCCACACCGTGGTTGGGTTGGGTCCGACGTGATCGGTATTGATACAGGGATCACGCTTCTCTCCGCTTCAAACTTACTGGAGGAAGGCGTCTGGCACCCCTTCATGCAGCACCCCGCTTCCCAGCGAGCCTTCCGACTGGCTGGTTTCCGTCCCTTGGTTGGCTAG
- a CDS encoding GTPase produces MTSNCDTLATRLTGVGRSAVAVIGLRGPLAAQCVNDCFVPASNAHPQMLAGQVRYGTWKSSDGVPGESIVLTPMSDGGFEIHGHGGEAAVSAILASLNDRGVATVDDSRWRQNESIIVAEAERVLQRCVTGQQAAIALDQTRGALRQWCEHWINCLESANFSNESPTQQTALLDQLCQAAQTVCSHGEKGVRLIEPRRLVLAGPPNVGKSSLMNQIVGFRRSITHDAAGTTRDVLQCDTVIAGVPVRLSDTAGIRETAHLTESGASIEREGIRRASLAIETADLLLIVCQPSTLDQRARFRSELPISDRTHVLEVLNKADLLTGNETSATAPIEHQTIASDDDNPGVAKLMETLARHLLSTLPPRHSPVPICQRQQDLARRLCRANSLEAADATLKQLLTGVAQ; encoded by the coding sequence ATGACATCCAACTGCGACACCCTAGCCACTCGACTGACGGGCGTCGGTCGGTCCGCCGTCGCGGTGATCGGTCTGCGAGGCCCGCTCGCGGCTCAGTGCGTGAACGACTGCTTTGTCCCCGCATCCAATGCTCATCCCCAAATGCTGGCCGGTCAGGTTCGCTACGGAACCTGGAAAAGCAGCGACGGCGTCCCGGGGGAGTCAATTGTTTTGACCCCGATGTCTGACGGCGGGTTTGAAATCCATGGGCACGGCGGTGAAGCCGCGGTCAGCGCAATCCTGGCTTCACTGAACGACCGAGGTGTTGCCACGGTGGATGACTCGCGTTGGCGTCAAAACGAATCCATCATCGTGGCCGAAGCTGAACGCGTCTTGCAGAGATGCGTGACCGGGCAGCAAGCCGCGATTGCACTGGATCAAACTCGAGGAGCGCTGAGGCAGTGGTGCGAGCATTGGATCAACTGCCTGGAATCCGCAAACTTCTCGAACGAGTCACCGACACAACAAACGGCCTTGCTCGATCAACTTTGCCAAGCGGCACAGACCGTGTGCTCCCACGGCGAAAAGGGGGTTCGTTTGATCGAACCGCGTCGGTTGGTTCTTGCGGGTCCACCCAACGTCGGCAAAAGCAGTTTGATGAATCAGATCGTCGGCTTTCGACGCAGCATCACGCACGACGCCGCTGGCACAACGCGAGACGTTTTGCAGTGCGACACGGTGATCGCCGGGGTTCCTGTTCGGCTAAGTGACACCGCGGGCATTCGTGAAACGGCGCACTTGACCGAGTCGGGGGCATCGATCGAGCGAGAAGGTATTCGCCGCGCGTCGCTCGCGATCGAGACCGCTGACCTGCTGTTGATCGTGTGCCAACCTTCGACCTTGGATCAACGGGCCAGATTTCGAAGCGAGCTCCCAATCTCGGATCGAACACACGTCTTGGAAGTGCTGAACAAGGCGGACCTGCTGACGGGAAACGAAACATCAGCCACCGCACCGATCGAGCATCAAACCATCGCGAGCGATGACGACAACCCTGGAGTCGCAAAGCTGATGGAAACGTTGGCCCGCCATCTGTTGTCGACACTTCCGCCTCGTCATTCGCCCGTGCCGATCTGCCAGCGACAACAAGATCTCGCACGGCGACTTTGCCGGGCTAACTCGCTGGAGGCTGCGGATGCAACGTTGAAACAATTGCTGACAGGAGTCGCCCAGTGA
- the mdoH gene encoding glucans biosynthesis glucosyltransferase MdoH has translation MVSKEIKRIRWGIVTLVLLITIAGTTVYVTSMSANGRGWLEWLTVPLFALLFGWIGFSFVVATLGWIRLLRRRTPKREPTTVSGEKPPTAVLVPVYNESPEDVFARVEAMVRGLGPNHRFDFFILSDTNDSEVWLAEELAWSQLTDRLEEEVRTSCHVYYRHRRENVARKAGNIADFCRRWSDPYSFMIVLDADSLLEPDTMVEMVRRMEADDRLGILQVPPTPIGRHSWFARLQQFAAAAYGPVFCEGFDAWAAEQGNYWGHNAIIRVEAFCDCCDLPVLPGQAPLGGEILSHDFVEASLLVRNGWKVRLANDIGGSYEECPTTLTDYAQRDQRWCQGNLQHSRLLLSEGFHPVSRLHFFSGVLAYASSPLWILFTCLCVASWALENGVPSDFVGFQSVAPSTMQFGLFIAAMAMLLVPKLYGYASVVAHGQAWRFGGAISMLLSVLMEIVLSVLLSPIMAVMHTRFVVSTLRGRKVTWSSQQRGEHGVSMLQAVRDFGGLTILGVAITAAVFTFAPSWAVWFLPITAGLILAIPLAMVMASRDLGKSLGKLRLLVIPEETNPPEVYQLYEQAMLDSRQQWAVLPKSSMLEQLIDSPTFFHTHHEVLRASHAEHAMTEDERDAVRDTSRRLQAGKDGSSGVDVSKIPMEWRRALLSDIELLRELHVQTHARPKRLANAAG, from the coding sequence ATGGTCAGTAAGGAAATCAAGCGGATCCGTTGGGGGATCGTAACGCTGGTTCTCTTGATCACGATCGCAGGCACGACCGTGTACGTCACATCGATGTCAGCAAATGGCCGTGGATGGTTGGAATGGCTGACCGTTCCTCTGTTCGCGTTGTTGTTTGGTTGGATCGGATTTTCGTTCGTGGTCGCCACGTTGGGGTGGATTCGTTTGCTACGGCGTCGAACACCGAAACGCGAACCTACAACGGTGTCGGGCGAGAAGCCTCCAACGGCGGTCCTGGTGCCGGTTTACAACGAGTCACCTGAAGATGTTTTTGCACGGGTGGAAGCGATGGTTCGAGGCTTGGGGCCGAATCACCGATTTGATTTCTTTATCCTGAGTGACACGAATGATTCCGAAGTCTGGCTCGCCGAAGAGTTGGCTTGGTCTCAATTGACCGACCGCTTGGAAGAAGAAGTCCGAACGTCCTGCCACGTCTATTACCGGCATCGCCGAGAAAATGTGGCTCGCAAAGCGGGGAACATCGCTGACTTTTGTCGCCGCTGGTCCGATCCATATTCGTTCATGATCGTGTTGGATGCAGACAGTCTGCTCGAGCCCGACACGATGGTGGAAATGGTTCGACGAATGGAAGCGGATGATCGGCTGGGCATTTTACAAGTTCCACCCACACCGATCGGTCGTCACTCTTGGTTTGCTCGTCTGCAGCAGTTTGCCGCGGCGGCCTATGGCCCGGTGTTCTGTGAAGGGTTCGACGCTTGGGCAGCGGAGCAAGGCAACTATTGGGGACACAACGCGATCATTCGTGTGGAAGCGTTCTGCGATTGCTGTGACTTGCCAGTGTTGCCAGGACAGGCTCCCTTGGGGGGCGAAATCTTGTCTCACGATTTCGTGGAGGCATCTCTGCTGGTTCGCAATGGTTGGAAGGTTCGACTCGCCAATGACATTGGTGGCAGCTACGAGGAGTGTCCCACAACGTTGACCGACTACGCTCAGCGCGATCAACGTTGGTGCCAAGGCAACCTGCAACACAGTCGGTTGCTGCTCAGTGAAGGTTTTCACCCGGTCAGCCGCCTGCACTTCTTCAGTGGCGTGCTGGCGTATGCCAGTTCACCGCTTTGGATCTTGTTCACGTGCCTGTGTGTTGCCAGTTGGGCGTTGGAAAATGGTGTTCCGTCGGACTTCGTTGGGTTCCAATCGGTGGCGCCTAGCACGATGCAGTTCGGGTTGTTCATCGCGGCGATGGCGATGTTGTTGGTGCCGAAGTTGTATGGCTATGCCAGCGTGGTCGCCCACGGGCAAGCCTGGCGATTCGGAGGTGCCATTTCAATGTTGCTGAGTGTGCTGATGGAGATCGTGTTGTCGGTGTTGCTGTCGCCGATCATGGCTGTCATGCACACCCGATTTGTGGTCTCCACGCTGAGGGGGCGCAAGGTGACCTGGTCGTCGCAGCAACGTGGCGAGCATGGCGTGTCGATGTTGCAAGCCGTGCGGGATTTCGGAGGTCTGACCATTCTGGGTGTCGCGATCACCGCGGCGGTGTTCACGTTCGCCCCATCATGGGCGGTGTGGTTCCTGCCAATCACCGCAGGTTTGATTTTGGCCATTCCGTTGGCGATGGTGATGGCGAGCCGGGATCTCGGCAAGTCATTGGGGAAGCTGCGGTTGCTGGTCATCCCCGAGGAAACCAATCCGCCGGAGGTGTACCAGTTGTACGAACAGGCCATGTTGGATTCCCGACAACAATGGGCGGTTCTGCCGAAGTCGTCGATGTTGGAACAACTGATTGACAGCCCGACTTTTTTTCACACCCACCACGAGGTATTGAGAGCCAGTCATGCGGAGCATGCGATGACGGAAGACGAACGGGATGCAGTTCGAGATACCAGTCGGCGATTGCAAGCTGGGAAGGATGGATCCAGCGGCGTCGACGTGTCGAAGATTCCGATGGAATGGAGGCGTGCTTTGCTCAGCGACATTGAGCTGCTGCGAGAACTTCATGTTCAAACACACGCGCGTCCCAAGCGATTGGCCAACGCGGCCGGCTGA
- a CDS encoding class I SAM-dependent methyltransferase produces MTTSPIELEVTEKLREAMRDCIADRMHSPVMQTLPSGTKAVLKDIAGLQTRATATLGPPIRKEESWWVNRRAIQQSTTSQVAKFKASWFGDLPVTDICCGIGGDLIALARRGPTTGIDASESILSFTAANLFTANVKAELRCLDVMESEPADVVNGSKWLHIDPDRRVDNQRHVQPDAWLPTWERTVELLNQVQGGLVKMAPATTLESSIAEACHLMWISSGGSVREQTAIWGTLPTPPAASMDGATWKTGGRTAVVLKHDTVHCYSAALGDWTVPASVVSSAESWMIDPDGAIRAAGLTDHFARSHQAQTLGGPSGFLTAAWTAMEGESSNPQTTCQHLAVVAPIRDRLSCDDRALRRYFRKAKAYPEVIKVRGVDIDPAKLGKKLRECGETPLALWIGRNGKKTYAVVTELPTPPLS; encoded by the coding sequence GTGACCACATCGCCCATTGAGCTCGAAGTCACGGAAAAATTGCGTGAAGCAATGCGAGACTGCATCGCCGATCGCATGCATTCGCCGGTGATGCAAACGCTGCCCAGCGGAACCAAGGCGGTTCTCAAGGATATCGCTGGACTGCAAACCCGAGCCACGGCGACCCTCGGCCCCCCGATCCGCAAAGAGGAATCTTGGTGGGTGAATCGACGAGCGATCCAGCAATCCACCACGTCGCAGGTCGCGAAATTCAAAGCGAGCTGGTTCGGCGATCTACCGGTGACGGACATCTGCTGTGGAATCGGAGGCGACCTGATCGCCTTGGCTCGTCGCGGCCCCACCACCGGCATCGACGCCAGCGAATCCATCCTGTCCTTCACTGCAGCCAACTTGTTCACCGCAAATGTGAAGGCTGAACTGCGTTGCCTGGACGTCATGGAATCGGAACCGGCCGATGTCGTGAACGGATCGAAATGGCTTCACATCGACCCTGACCGGCGCGTCGACAATCAACGCCACGTCCAACCCGATGCCTGGTTGCCAACCTGGGAACGCACCGTGGAACTACTCAATCAAGTCCAAGGCGGTTTGGTGAAGATGGCCCCGGCAACCACACTTGAATCGTCCATCGCCGAAGCCTGTCATCTGATGTGGATTTCTTCCGGCGGAAGCGTTCGCGAACAAACTGCAATTTGGGGCACCCTCCCAACGCCACCCGCAGCTTCAATGGACGGTGCCACCTGGAAGACAGGCGGACGAACGGCCGTCGTCCTGAAGCATGACACGGTCCACTGCTACTCTGCCGCATTGGGTGACTGGACCGTCCCTGCCTCGGTGGTTTCGTCGGCTGAAAGTTGGATGATCGATCCGGACGGGGCCATCCGAGCGGCAGGCTTGACGGACCACTTCGCTCGATCCCACCAAGCTCAAACGCTGGGTGGACCGTCAGGATTTTTGACCGCAGCTTGGACGGCGATGGAAGGTGAGTCCTCCAACCCGCAGACAACTTGCCAGCATCTGGCCGTGGTCGCCCCCATTCGCGACCGACTGTCTTGCGACGACCGAGCACTGCGACGGTACTTCCGAAAAGCGAAAGCGTATCCAGAGGTCATCAAGGTTCGGGGCGTCGACATCGACCCCGCCAAACTAGGAAAGAAACTTCGCGAGTGCGGCGAGACTCCCTTGGCACTATGGATCGGCCGAAACGGCAAGAAAACCTACGCCGTCGTGACCGAACTGCCCACGCCCCCCCTTTCTTAA
- a CDS encoding helix-turn-helix domain-containing protein, which yields MTRSSRPSRPKSLIKQLDASTARVWIIDAAGELIHLSPTMAKWLGNSNETDDSQAVETLPEHWVDALRPDPSIRFRCHQTRRITLTQAGNHAPNRGQGSGSHSDEALTAVAHWVSLGTSGYTLGCLGEFLRDSDVPLADWLGEGGLRQESQLRELIAKHRSSNARTADILLAGESDAAELLRRRVTAATSMRCHLGLFTITNASSRELALWLHDASTPEESLTIVDGALMDAELLEAYAAPAIHSINRSESGRGDATLLIERLDEMPDDAQLKLSQWVEVFGDHLRLIGLLDPARVMETQKQTNPTVDPLDAQIAELTHVPQAVTGIAKPLLNLMCAMPITIPRLQDRREDIPALALALLHEAHRSNQSRKQSTKTEMPRLGRDALDALTLYPWPNDFDELAEAMTSALGRVVGERIGREHLPLVIRSYRVGPNVTSEKKSDPDNNDSNFRIHSLDEAVQKYERELIDRAINAAQGNKAEAARRLGISRARLLRKLDG from the coding sequence TTGACACGTTCTAGTCGACCGTCCCGCCCCAAATCGCTCATCAAACAGCTCGATGCATCCACCGCTCGCGTGTGGATCATCGACGCTGCCGGTGAGCTGATACACCTTTCGCCCACCATGGCGAAATGGCTCGGGAATTCCAACGAGACCGACGACTCACAAGCAGTCGAGACATTGCCGGAACATTGGGTCGACGCACTCCGCCCCGACCCATCGATCCGTTTTCGCTGTCACCAGACGCGACGGATCACGCTGACCCAAGCGGGGAACCACGCTCCGAATCGGGGGCAAGGTTCTGGCTCTCATTCCGATGAAGCCCTCACCGCGGTCGCTCACTGGGTCTCGCTCGGCACCAGCGGCTACACCCTGGGCTGCCTCGGCGAATTCCTCCGCGACAGCGACGTGCCGCTCGCGGATTGGCTTGGCGAAGGCGGCCTGCGTCAGGAGTCTCAGCTTCGCGAATTGATCGCGAAGCACCGCTCGTCCAACGCCCGCACGGCGGACATCTTGTTGGCAGGCGAATCAGACGCAGCCGAACTGCTCCGCCGGCGCGTGACGGCGGCGACCTCCATGCGTTGTCACTTGGGTTTGTTCACGATCACCAACGCCAGCAGTCGCGAGCTTGCATTGTGGCTCCATGACGCATCGACCCCCGAGGAATCACTGACCATCGTCGACGGTGCCTTGATGGATGCGGAACTGCTGGAAGCCTATGCAGCACCCGCGATCCATTCGATCAACCGCAGCGAGTCAGGTCGCGGCGACGCAACGTTGCTGATCGAACGCTTGGACGAAATGCCCGACGACGCTCAGTTGAAACTGAGTCAGTGGGTGGAAGTGTTTGGTGATCACCTCCGCCTGATCGGTTTGCTGGATCCAGCTCGAGTCATGGAGACTCAAAAGCAAACCAATCCCACCGTCGATCCTCTGGACGCACAGATTGCCGAACTGACTCACGTGCCCCAGGCGGTCACGGGCATCGCCAAACCACTTCTGAATCTGATGTGCGCAATGCCAATCACGATCCCTCGCTTGCAGGATCGCCGCGAGGACATCCCGGCCCTGGCGTTGGCATTGCTTCACGAGGCTCATCGATCGAATCAGTCGCGGAAGCAAAGCACAAAGACGGAGATGCCACGCCTGGGACGCGATGCATTGGATGCGTTGACGCTGTACCCGTGGCCCAACGATTTTGACGAACTTGCCGAAGCCATGACATCGGCCCTTGGTCGTGTCGTAGGAGAACGCATCGGTCGCGAACATTTGCCCTTGGTCATTCGATCCTATCGCGTCGGTCCCAACGTGACCTCCGAAAAGAAATCGGACCCTGACAACAACGACAGCAACTTTCGAATCCATTCGCTGGACGAAGCCGTTCAGAAATACGAACGCGAGTTGATCGACCGGGCGATCAACGCGGCCCAAGGCAACAAAGCCGAGGCGGCTCGCCGACTCGGAATCAGCCGGGCTCGGTTGCTACGGAAACTCGACGGATGA